A single Triticum dicoccoides isolate Atlit2015 ecotype Zavitan chromosome 2A, WEW_v2.0, whole genome shotgun sequence DNA region contains:
- the LOC119356061 gene encoding transcription factor bHLH112-like, protein MTLSITSSAAKAYFMDEHAPEIPVSYSSSSTSPASSVWESHEIIQKHAPFPLWSPHTGTLLASAATDPATFCEDPSSPARTHLPSRHLWNQTDLSMGAHGSSNELGGSSGHGKDFLSLLEARTVMPEMLDDFSSAACDYLKGMDGSDYNSISGSASYGFDSGGPYAGPSALPVSCDGIASSPPVYLGNSTFVQESMMGCMPSHNHEVKDGSQQQELGAPMNAFLQKTLPTSVAIHGSPLGYSGSGSERVFQEGRVMQVSFGARISPDAIYASGYRSKTELSDTNQHEQRTVSARTGTGQSGAAGDPKKRKSEEKLAGNGKRSKKDTSSRSPPKAEVPDMKLGERDKIIALQQIISPYGKTDRASVLYETIKHIEYLHEQIQLLSEPYMKNSTNEVPFQWGGKEEDLRGRGLCLVPVSCTPQVLQDNSLPDCWTPVYKSSRYQ, encoded by the exons ATGACCCTATCCATCACATCTTCTGCAGCCAAAGCATATTTCATGGACGAACATGCACCTGAGATTCCAGTTAGTTATAGCAGCTCCTCCACTTCACCAGCCAGCAGCGTCTGGGAGAGTCACGAGATCATACAGAAGCATGCACCCTTCCCCTTATGGAGCCCCCACACTGGCACACTCCTTGCCTCTGCGGCCACTGACCCGGCAACCTTCTGCGAGGACCCCTCTTCACCAGCCCGCACACACCTTCCAAGCAGGCATCTATGGAACCAGACTGACCT TAGCATGGGAGCTCATGGGAGCAGCAACgagcttggcgggagcagtggccaCGGAAAGGACTTCCTTTCCTTGCTCGAAGCGAGGACGGTGATGCCAGAAATGCTCGATGATTTCTCCTCGGCGGCATGCGACTACCTCAAAGGGATGGACGGCAGCGACTACAACAGCATCTCCGGATCAGCTTCCTATGGTTTTGACAGTGGCGGTCCGTACGCTGGCCCCAGTGCTCTGCCCGTCAGCTGTGATGGGATTGCGAGCTCTCCACCAGTGTACCTTGGGAACAGTACCTTTGTGCAAGAGAGCATGATGGGTTGCATGCCAAGCCACAACCACGAGGTAAAAGATGGTTCCCAGCAGCAGGAGCTTGGAGCTCCCATGAATGCATTCCTGCAGAAAACGCTTCCTACTAGTGTTGCAATTCATGGAAGCCCTCTGGGTTATTCTGGCTCTGGGAGTGAAAGGGTTTTTCAGGAGGGCCGAGTAATGCaggtttcatttggtgctaggattTCACCAGATGCAATCTATGCTAGTGGTTACAGATCAAAAACAGAATTGTCAGATACCAATCAGCATGAGCAACGTACTGTTTCG GCAAGGACTGGTACAGGTCAAAGTGGTGCTGCAGGTGATCCTAAGAAGAGAAAATCAGAGGAAAAGTTGGCAGGCAACGGAAAGAGGTCGAAGAAAGATACTTCAAGTAGATCACCTCCCAAG GCAGAAGTGCCTGATATGAAgttgggagagagagacaagatcaTAGCATTGCAGCAGATCATCTCACCGTATGGGAAG ACAGATAGAGCATCAGTGTTGTATGAAACCATCAAGCACATCGAATATCTACATGAGCAGATACAG CTATTGAGTGAACCCTACATGAAGAATAGCACAAACGAG GTGCCCTTTCAATGGGGAGGTAAAGAGGAGGATTTGAGAGGCAGAGGGCTTTGCCTGGTCCCTGTTTCGTGCACCCCGCAAGTTCTCCAGGATAATAGCCTGCCGGACTGCTGGACGCCGGTGTACAAGAGCTCCCGGTACCAATGA